One Brassica napus cultivar Da-Ae chromosome A1, Da-Ae, whole genome shotgun sequence genomic region harbors:
- the LOC106361287 gene encoding protein FAR1-RELATED SEQUENCE 5-like, giving the protein MKWISGDGEGEDEIHTIVFKESVEEITYSALVERICRKIKVDGYKVETKISYFPMVLYSNKLSYVWNDEDVFGYLLQVNHEKCRSVLHVEFNKTVQEEDDEADVYVGLSDREATDGEATDTWATDRVACEADGVLTLYDDIEIHGNVTERDAIVIEDTEARPSVEVTPAVKERDDGMDLAVGQEFRTKEEAQVHIQTASHLKCFEYDVIKSDTKRYVIKCRAAKEGCKWYVRVAKLMNSDSWTVRSYIKQHRCSVVTTRTLPNRRRGTPGIVAAVLAQDYPGSLDTPAPNALIQLVHHRVAVKVSYTTSWRGKRLAANKVRGSPEESYTLLNSYMHMLKQSNPGTVARVVVDEAQKFKYLFFALGASIEGFTAMRKVLIVDATHLKNVYGGVIFVATAQDPDHHHYPIAFGIADGEKEHSWVWFMEQLKSVISDVPGLVFLSDRNKSLIKAVSLVFPKAAHGYCIWHLAQNVKVHVRNNRETCTFKFMGCAHAYTEAEFLNLYNAFRMRYPSAAEYLDKSVEERKWARCYFEGDRYNVDTTNSVESFNGVISDARKLNILPMCDFIIGKMAEWFNIHRKEAAEIPPALKLVPIVEVEMSKICVDAGFLSVVELNSFHLEYSVSGSDGKHYTVDMAMMTCSCEQFDKDKYPCVHAVAAATFMTDKAGKELHLSEYCSKYYLVEQWALAYHRTIYPVPHMSDWIIPEEVKAMKVLPPDYEVKKGKPQQTRFPSAGESRGRGKRGKGRVSGTGRASGTGTANGTGTANGTGSTSGAGSSSGTVRARGGGMGAYFECGIGAGPGLDY; this is encoded by the coding sequence ATGAAATGGATTTCGGGAGAtggtgaaggagaagatgaaattcaCACGATTGTGTTTAAGGAATCAGTGGAGGAGATCACATACTCTGCTTTGGTTGAGCGTATTTGCAGAAAGATAAAGGTAGATGGATATAAGGTGGAAACGAAGATTAGTTACTTTCCAATGGTCTTGTATTCAAACAAGCTATCATATGTCTGGAATGATGAAGATGTTTTTGGTTATCTACTGCAAGTAAATCATGAGAAGTGTAGAAGTGTTCTACATGTGGAGTTCAACAAAACGGTTcaagaagaggatgatgaagctgatgtcTATGTCGGTCTATCCGATAGAGAGGCTACTGATGGAGAGGCTACTGATACATGGGCTACTGATAGAGTGGCTTGTGAAGCAGATGGTGTGCTCACACTTTACGATGACATTGAAATTCATGGTAATGTCACCGAAAGAGATGCGATTGTGATTGAAGATACAGAAGCAAGACCATCAGTTGAAGTAACCCCAGCTGTCAAGGAACGGGATGATGGTATGGATTTGGCTGTAGGTCAAGAATTTAGAACCAAGGAGGAAGCACAAGTTCATATTCAGACGGCTTCACATCTGAAGTGTTTTGAGTATGATGTAATTAAGTCGGACACTAAGAGATATGTGATAAAATGCCGAGCAGCCAAAGAAGGCTGCAAGTGGTATGTGCGTGTTGCAAAGTTGATGAATTCAGATAGTTGGACGGTTAGAAGTTACATCAAACAGCATAGATGTTCTGTTGTTACTACAAGAACACTTCCTAATAGAAGGAGAGGCACACCAGGAATCGTTGCAGCTGTTTTGGCTCAAGATTATCCCGGTAGTTTAGACACACCAGCTCCCAACGCCTTGATCCAGCTGGTTCATCACAGGGTGGCTGTGAAAGTATCATACACAACGTCATGGAGAGGAAAAAGATTAGCTGCTAATAAAGTGCGAGGAAGTCCAGAAGAGAGTTAtactttattaaattcttatatGCACATGCTAAAGCAGTCGAATCCTGGCACAGTAGCTCGAGTGGTTGTGGATGAGGCCCAAAAGTTTAAATATCTGTTTTTTGCTTTGGGAGCTAGCATAGAAGGGTTTACCGCTATGAGGAAAGTCCTCATTGTCGATGCAACACACCTGAAGAATGTTTATGGTGGAGTTATATTTGTTGCGACTGCTCAAGATCCCGATCATCACCACTATCCAATTGCGTTTGGTATTGCAGATGGTGAGAAAGAGCATAGTTGGGTGTGGTTTATGGAACagttgaaatcagtgatatctGATGTTCCTGGATTGGTGTTTCTTTCAGATAGAAACAAAAGCTTGATCAAGGCAGTAAGTCTAGTGTTCCCTAAGGCCGCTCATGGTTATTGTATATGGCATTTGGCTCAGAATGTTAAAGTACATGTCCGTAACAACAGAGAAACTTGCACGTTTAAGTTTATGGGCTGCGCACACGCTTATACAGAGGCTGAGTTCTTGAACCTTTATAATGCTTTTCGCATGAGGTATCCTAGCGCAGCGGAGTATCTTGACAAAAGTGTTGAAGAGAGGAAATGGGCGAGATGTTACTTTGAAGGAGATAGGTACAATGTTGACACCACCAATTCAGTGGAATCTTTTAATGGTGTTATTAGTGACGCGAGAAAGTTAAACATACTACCAATGTGTGATTTCATCATTGGGAAAATGGCTGAATGGTTCAACATACATAGGAAGGAGGCAGCTGAAATACCACCTGCACTAAAGCTTGTTCCTATTGTGGAAGTGGAAATGTCTAAAATATGTGTTGATGCAGGGTTTCTTTCCGTTGTCGAGTTAAACAGCTTCCATCTTGAGTACAGTGTCTCAGGAAGTGACGGGAAGCATTATACCGTTGATATGGCTATGATGACTTGTAGCTGTGAGCAATTTGATAAAGACAAATACCCATGTGTCCATGCAGTAGCTGCTGCCACATTTATGACTGATAAAGCGGGAAAGGAACTTCATCTATCTGAGTATTGTTCTAAGTACTATTTAGTGGAGCAATGGGCTTTGGCTTATCACAGGACAATATATCCTGTTCCTCATATGTCTGATTGGATTATACCTGAAGAAGTTAAAGCAATGAAAGTGCTTCCtccagattatgaagtcaaaaaagGAAAACCGCAGCAAACTCGATTTCCATCGGCAGGAGAATCTCGTGGAAGAGGAAAAAGAGGCAAAGGGAGAGTCAGCGGCACAGGTAGAGCCAGCGGCACAGGCACCGCTAACGGCACAGGCACCGCTAACGGCACAGGCAGTACCAGTGGCGCTGGCAGTTCCAGCGGCACAGTCAGAGCGAGAGGAGGAGGTATGGGAGCGTATTTTGAATGTGGAATTGGTGCAGGTCCAGGTTTGGATTACTGA
- the LOC106361296 gene encoding uncharacterized protein At3g43530-like produces MKGRKRKNPSTTCVGVSSRTRARKAVSAGNEPARETTVVSLSVDSESDDMSAVSSKARQPPQPLELCFKSTEFTKTCKIQTKCLVKNTVDVIKKLKEEVKWFITHPQFRHFFHMPDEQYLKLQGMWMLLLRTISTEEEDVAWFGVNGVPIRYSMREHALISGLDCHEYSRKYLKLGSTKFVDYYFGGLKKITITDVEHKLLSMKTPCNDRLKMAVLFFLGRVIRGQAKDCGPVDPFILRIVEDLDVCRTFPWGRLTFEDAIKNIKHMMELLKGEVHSACGFPGFIIPLEILAFECIPKLGKTFRLSKDTPSEDCPRMCKSRFTKSSMKGYPLEDIYAALGHTKVINSVLVPTVGEEIMLARIIDEEREYHCEGSTSDTWNHWLNVKQKKIFWKELYDLDVAARVFKKKKDKEKVTFLEDSSSKSGLESLKALEEKILGAMSEGFSGLKSVVEAKLGDMDVRMSKFEKNQRQLKRRAKKIEEKLTSIESNKNEERNYGEDMDFGWDDRDYGRAEGKENSEKAKEDKENSESGEEKDVVSGGENSKDGEKDKGNVEEEEEKENEADKTELGTREKDEVSEEDYDTEEEAEKRRVEADALWKSILSEETEYLEKEAEKVAKGTPTPPRGRPKRLAARKIVLTPPEEFLRGPTVTAPSPIETEKEAETVIEEEGEEMAVEAEESDEESLKEKNAEEMVEEKEGVEESPTEKIAEEVVEEEEGVEESPTEKIAEEMVEEEEGVEESPTEKIAEEMVEKEEAVEESPTEKNAEEMVEEEAEEAEEAEEAMEAEEAEEAEEEADKVVEKEAETVVEKEGDKYTDEEKQMWALVVYKASEEMADGTTEVRRDGTNEVRTGFKLRCKQKIMMYGKPRGKKKPQRPQSQESAPVIARTPREKRKPQRLQSPYTQVKTEDIDGPKKKRKTKVK; encoded by the exons ATGAAGGGCCGAAAAAGAAAGAATCCATCTACTACGTGCGTTGGAGTCTCCAGTAGAACTAGAGCTAGAAAGGCGGTCTCAGCTGGGAATGAGCCGGCAAGAGAAACGACTGTAGTTTCTCTCTCTGTTGATTCAGAAAGTGATGACATGTCTGCTGTATCATCTAAG GCAAGGCAACCACCACAGCCCCTTGAATTATGCTTCAAGAGCACAGAGTTCACGAAGACTTGCAAGATTCAAACCAAGTGCCTTGTGAAGAATACAGTGGACGTGATTAAGAAGCTTAAGGAGGAGGTTAAATGGTTCATAACCCATCCTCAATTTCGTCACTTCTTCCACATGCCTGATGAACAATACCTGAAGCTCCAAGGAATGTGGATGTTACTCTTGCGCACCATTTcgactgaagaagaagatgttgcaTGGTTTGGTGTGAATGGTGTTCCCATCCGCTATTCTATGAGGGAGCATGCCCTCATCTCGGGCTTAGACTGCCATGAGTATTCGAGGAAATATTTGAAGCTCGGGAGTACGAAGTTTGTGGATTATTACTTCGGTGGACTAAAGAAGATCACCATAACAGATGTGGAGCACAAGCTGTTGTCTATGAAGACACCATGCAATGATAGATTGAAGATGGCTGTCTTGTTCTTCCTTGGTCGGGTTATCAGAGGACAGGCAAAGGATTGCGGACCAGTAGACCCGTTCATCTTAAGGATCGTGGAAGATTTGGATGTTTGCAGAACATTTCCATGGGGTCGTTTGACATTTGAAGATGCAATAAAGAACATCAAGCATATGATGGAGCTTCTGAAGGGTGAAGTGCACTCGGCATGCGGCTTTCCTGGATTCATAATTCCATTAGAG ATTTTGGCTTTTGAATGTATTCCTAAGCTGGGGAAAACATTTCGACTATCTAAAGACACACCTTCTGAAGATTGTCCTAGGATGTGCAAGAGCCGGTTTACAAAGAGTAGCATGAAGGGATATCCTTTGGAAGATATATATGCTGCACTTGGACACACAaag gttatTAACAGTGTGTTGGTGCCAACTGTGGGTGAGGAAATCATGCTGGCTCGTATAATTGATGAGGAGCGAGAGTATCATTGTGAGGGAAGCACAAGTGATACTTGGAACCACTGGCTAAATGTGAAgcagaagaagatattttggaAAGAGCTATACGACTTAGATGTTGCTGCACGAGTgtttaagaagaagaaggacaaAGAAAAGGTGACGTTTTTAGAAGATTCGTCTTCTAAATCTGGGTTGGAGAGCTTGAAAGCTCTGGAAGAAAAGATTTTGGGGGCCATGAGTGAAGGGTTTTCTGGTCTTAAATCAGTGGTGGAGGCAAAGCTGGGTGATATGGATGTGAGGATgagtaaatttgaaaagaacCAGCGACAACTTAAAAGAAGGGctaagaaaatagaagaaaagCTGACTTCTATTGAGAGCAACAAAAATGAGGAGAGGAACTATGGTGAAGATATGGATTTTGGATGGGATGATAGAGATTATGGTAGAGCTGAAGGGAAGGAAAACAGTGAGAAGGCTAAGGAAGACAAGGAAAACAGTGAGTCTGGCGAGGAAAAGGATGTGGTCTCGGGTGGGGAAAACAGtaaggatggtgagaaagacAAGGGAAacgtggaggaagaagaagagaaagagaacgAGGCTGATAAAACAGAGCTGGGAACTAGAGAAAAAGATGAGGTCTCTGAAGAAGATTACGATACTGAGGAAGAGGCTGAGAAGAGGAGAGTAGAGGCGGATGCGTTATGGAAGAGTATTCTTTCTGAAGAGACTGAGTATCTagagaaagaggctgagaaaGTTGCCAAGGGAACTCCTACACCACCACGTGGTAGACCGAAGAGATTGGCCGCGAGAAAAATAGTACTTACACCACCAGAGGAGTTTTTAAGAGGACCAACGGTAACTGCGCCATCACCTATCGAGACTGAAAAAGAGGCTGAGACAGTTATCGAGGAAGAGGGTGAGGAGATGGCAGTTGAAGCCGAAGAAAGTGACGAGGAGAGtctcaaagaaaaaaatgctGAAGAAATGGTGGAGGAAAAAGAAGGTGTGGAGGAGAGTCCCACCGAGAAAATAGCTGAAGAAGtggtggaggaagaagaaggtgtgGAGGAGAGTCCCACCGAGAAAATAGCTGAAGAAAtggtggaggaagaagaaggtgtgGAGGAGAGTCCCACCGAAAAAATTGCTGAAGAAATGgtggagaaagaagaagctgTGGAGGAGAGTCCCACCGAAAAAAATGCTGAAGAAATGGTGGAAGAAGAAGCTGAGGAAGCAGAGGAAGCAGAGGAAGCTATGGAAGCAGAGGAAGCTGAGGAAGCAGAGGAAGAGGCGGATAAAGTGGTTGAGAAAGAGGCTGAGACAGTTGTCGAGAAAGAGGGTGATAAATACACTGATGAAGAAAAGCAAATGTGGGCCTTGGTCGTTTACAAGGCTAGTGAGGAGATGGCGGATGGGACCACTGAGGTGAGGAGAGATGGAACCAATGAGGTGAGGACAGGGTTCAAGCTTAGGTGCAAACAGAAGATAATGATGTATGGCAAACCAAGGGGGAAGAAAAAACCTCAGCGGCCCCAGAGTCAAGAATCAGCACCTGTGATTGCACGTACGCCAAGGGAGAAGAGAAAACCTCAGCGGCTGCAGAGTCCCTACACGCAGGTGAAGACAGAAGACATTGACGGGCCTAAGAAGAAGCGTAAAACAAAGGTTAAGTAG
- the LOC106376551 gene encoding uncharacterized protein LOC106376551 yields MSFIDFDSVKAEKAKALHRFHSIGFLFRITEICVALLLLCWIFTSLPFAVQISGEFLRRISYVVSTPLFMFVLGNFIVVALLTTKSTVFSAASTIDGGAEAYIYDAFIRTGDNRANSSDIGDLTEEIIVYDDKQIINTETDSNSNPTAGREDHAQIEPEKKSKDHPLTKVYQRSKSEISAKQCPVTVSKPLLRRSETEKCREIVEACEDVPFPEDNLTNEEFQKTIEAFIAKQLIFRRRESLAVVIHN; encoded by the coding sequence ATGAGTTTCATCGATTTCGACAGCGTGAAAGCAGAGAAAGCCAAGGCACTGCATCGTTTCCATAGCATTGGTTTCCTCTTCCGTATCACGGAGATCTGCGTCGCTCTTCTCTTACTCTGTTGGATATTCACTTCCCTTCCTTTCGCCGTTCAAATCTCCGGCGAGTTTCTCCGCCGTATCTCTTACGTCGTCTCCACTCCTCTCTTCATGTTCGTCCTCGGAAACTTCATCGTCGTCGCTCTTCTCACCACCAAATCCACCGTCTTCTCCGCCGCTAGTACCATCGACGGCGGAGCAGAGGCGTATATCTACGACGCGTTTATCAGAACCGGAGATAACCGCGCAAATTCTTCCGACATTGGAGATCTGACGGAAGAGATCATCGTCTACGACGATAAACAGATAATCAACACCGAAACTGACTCAAACTCAAATCCCACGGCGGGGCGTGAAGATCACGCGCAAATAGAACCGGAGAAGAAATCGAAGGATCATCCTCTTACGAAAGTCTACCAAAGGAGCAAGTCGGAAATCTCTGCGAAACAGTGTCCAGTGACGGTGTCGAAACCTTTGCTCCGGCGATCGGAGACGGAGAAATGCCGGGAAATAGTGGAGGCGTGCGAAGATGTTCCGTTTCCGGAGGACAATCTGACGAACGAAGAGTTTCAGAAAACGATCGAAGCATTCATCGCGAAACAGTTGATATTCCGTCGCCGGGAATCACTCGCCGTCGTTATCCATAACTAG